AAAATATGGAGAGAAAAGTATTATGCGCGCTACTTCTATGGGCGCAAAAACTATTGGTAGGTTTCACAATCCATTTAGCGGAGAACCTCCTATTGTATTAGCACACCGAAAACAATAATATGTACCTCAATTGTCATTCATACTACTCTTTACGATTTGGCACCTTTTCAGAAATAGAACTTTTGAAGATGGGGCAGGCAAATCATATAGCTACGCTAGCTTTAACAGATATCAATAATACCTCTGCCTGTATGAATTTCGTTAGAAAATCTAAGGAATATGGTATTAAACCTATTATTGGAATCGATTTTAGAAATGGCGCAGAGCAACTTTATGTGGGTATTGCTAAAAATAACGAAGGCTTCAGAGAACTCAATGCGTTTCTTTCTTTCCACTCCCATAAGAACATCAAATTACCGCCCATAGCACCAGTATTTGAGCATGCATATATTATTTATCCTTTTGAAAATGTGTTACAGTTAGAGAAAATCAATTTTGAAGCGCATGAATACATCGGTATTTCTGTAGAAAATTTAAGGCGATTACCTTTTTCAAAATACAAATCCTATACTGATAAATTAGTCATCCAACAACCAGTTACGTTCCGTAATAAGCGCGATTTTAATGCACACCGCTTGCTACGTGCCATTGCAAACAACACCTTATTAAGCAAACTACAGCAGACAGAAGAGGGGCGTTTGTCTGAGCAAATGCTATCAAAAGAGAAACTTTTAGAAGCCTTTCAAGACTTTCCACAATTGGTAACAAATACCAAGACTTTAATGGCGCAGTGTAATGTGGGTTTTGGATTTGGAGCAAGTAGGGTTTCTCAAAACCAACAGGTATTTGGAACCTCAAAAGAAGAAGATTTTAACTACTTACAACAACTCTGTGAGGACGGTTTGCCCAAACGATATCCTACCCGTACCGATGCCGTGAGTAAGCGCCTGGCGGTGGAGTTGGAGACCATTAAAAAAATGGATTTTGTGTCTTACTTTCTAATCAATCATGATATTGTTAAGTACGCCAATTCTAAAGGCTATTTACATGTGGGGCGGGGTAGTGGTGCCAATAGTATAGTTGCCTATATTATTGGAATTACAGATGTAGACCCTATTGAATTAGATTTGTATTTTGAACGCTTCATCAATCCCTATCGAGTTTCTCCACCAGATTTTGATATCGATTTTAGTTGGAAAGATCGGGAAGATGTCACCGCCTATATCTTTCGTCGTTTTAAAAACACCGCATTATTAGCCACCTATAATACTTTTAAATATAGAGCCGTAGTTCGGGAATTAGGAAAAGTATTCGGCCTCCCAAAAGAAGAAATAGACAAGCTTTGTAAGGGTCATTTTTCTGAAAATAATTTAGATGATATGGGGAAACTAGTTTTAAAGTACAGCGCACTCATTAAAGATTTTCCCAATTATTTAAGTGTGCATTCTGCCGGAATTCTAATACTAGACCAGCCTATTCATTATTATTCCGCTACAGATTTACCGCCTAAAGGATTTGCAACGGTGCAGTTTGATATGATTATTGCAGAAGATGCGGGTATTTTTAAGTTTGATATTCTAGGACAACGTGGATTGGCGAAAATTAAAGAGGCTATAGAAATCATCAAAGTGAATAGGCCAGAGGTTCCTGAGATAGATATCACCCAAATAGAAACATTTAAAAACGATGCGAATATCAATAACTTATTAAGCAGAGGAAAAGCCATTGGCGCCTATTATGTAGAGTCTCCTGCCATGCGTGGTTTAATGTGTAAGCTAAAAGTCAATGATTATTTAGGCTTGGTGGCCGCAAGTTCTGTTATTCGCCCAGGAGTATCTAGTTCTGGAATGAAGAATGAATACATCCGCAGACATCGTGAGCCAGAGCGCAGAAAAGAGGCCAATGCTATTTTAGCGCAAATTATGCCAGAAACCTATGGTATTATGGTCTATCAAGAAGACGTATTAAAAGTCGCCAATCAGTTTGCGGGTTTAGATTTAGGAGAAGCAGACGTCTTGCGTAGAGGTATGAGTGGTAAGTTTAGATCTAGAGCAGAATTTACCCGCGTAGAAGAGAAGTTTAGGAGTAATTGTAAGGCAAAAGGCTATCCGGATGCTTTAACTACAGAAGTATGGGACCAAATTGCCAGTTTTGCAGGCTACGCCTTTGCTAAAGGGCATTCTGCTTCCTATGCTGTTGAGAGTTACCAAAGCATGTATTTAAAATGCTACTATCCTTTAGAATTTATGGTGGCGGTACTAAATAATGGTGGTGGTTTCTACAGCACAGAACATTACATTCATGAAGCTCGGATGTGGGGCGCACAGATACATGCGCCTTGTATTAATCTAAGTGATCATCACAATACCATTAAGGGAGTTGCTATTTATTTAGGCTTTGGCTATCTCAAAAATCTAGAAAATTTGGTGGTGCAACGTTTCTTAACCGAACGGCAATTGTACGGTGCTTTCAAATCTTTAGATGATTTTATAGACCGTGTAATCATTAGCATAGAGCAGTTGGCGATTCTTATTAGAATAGGAGCTTTTAAATTTACAGGGCTAGAAAAGAACGAACTGCATTGGCAAGGCATCTTTAAAATTAATGCCCTCAAGAAACGCTCTGGGAATCCGTCATTATTCAAACCAAAACACAAACAGTTTGAGCTTCCTAAATTAGCACATAGTTGGGTAGAAGAAGCCTATGATCAAATAGAACTCTTGGGGTTTCCGTTGTATAGTTATTTTGATTTGATATCAGAAGAAATTTTAAGCGACGCTAAAGCTCAAGACATGCAGCATCACCATAATAAAGAACTTCTGCTTTATGGCATTCTCGTAAATACCCGTTTTAATACGACGAAGAACAACAAGAATATGCGTTTGAGTACTTTTGTAGATCAAGAAGGCGATTATTTTGATGTGGTACATTTTACCAATGTAGTAGATAAATATCCTATTCACGGCATGGGCGTGTATGCATGCTATGGAAAAGTAACCGAAGAATTTGGACACTGTAGTATAGCTGCCATTTGGACCAAGAAACTAGCATTTAAAACCGATCCTAGAGCTTCTGATATTCCTACTTTTGAAAGTTTAAAGAAATAGACGCTACCGAAATACTTGCCATAAGCGCCTCTACAAGCGCTACTGCCTATGCAACTCTTTTAAGTTAATATCACTTTTGATTGAAATAATTTATTCTTCCCACAGCGGGTATCTTTAGGTTATCAATAACGGTACGCTAAACAGTACCATTTAAACTAAAAATTATGAATTCAGATATAAAAGAGATTGAAACTAAAATTAATTCCATACTTCAAAAAAATGAAGATGCTATAATGGGCTATGAAAAAGCAGCCGAAAATGCAAAGGGAATTGGTCTCCAAAGCTATTTTAGTAATAAAGTATTAGAAAGAAAAAATTTCCTTATCAGTTTAAAAGCTGCGGCACCTGCTCTTAATTTAAGAGAGGATATAGATGGCAGTGTAACTGGAGCCTTGCACCGAACTTGGATGGATGTAAAAGCTGCATTCTCTAGTGACGATGATGAAGCCATGCTTGAAGAAGCCATTAGGGGAGACAAAGCTGCCATAGAAGAATACAATGAAGTTTTGTCAGAGGTTCATTTGCCTGTAGCGGTCGCTACGCTTCTTAGACAACAAATAACATGGATCAGAGAAGATTTAGAAAAGATCAAATCTTTAGAAGATGTCATTTAATTTTTATTAAAAACGAAAAAAAAAGCCCCTAAATTTGGGGCTTTTTTAGGTCTTATTTTAAGTGTGATTATGATTCCTAACCATATAGCGTAGCCAGCTATACGTGCTCATTATTTTGAATTTCTGAAAGTTACTTTCTGTAGATGTACGGCGGTCAATTCCAATACGTCTTCTAGTTCCTTGTTGGATTCAAAATTTACTTGATTTACTATTTTGTATTCAAAATCGACTTCAAAGCAATCAGCTTCAAAAATCCACGGAGTCACTAAAAATGTGCCATCTTCATTCCTATTTATATGATATGTTTTGTCTTCTATTGAGGTGTTTATCTCCAGCTTTCGCCCCGTTTTAGGAACCTCTTCTCCACAAATTATGAGTGATAACCGATCACAAAAAAGGAGAATATAATACAAATCATCTTCAATTTTTTTATTGATTCCATATAGTTTTCGCTGTACTTTGCTTTTTTCATAAATTTCCGCCAAGAAGTGTTTCATTTCTTTGTTTGTATCGTTTCCGTACAGAAATTGTAGATGCCTAGCAATTAGCAAAACAATCCAACCCGATTTTTGTTTAGACTCCTTATACAATTTTTTTGCATGGGCAATAGCATCTTTCTCATAGCCACCCTCCATCATAAAATCTCTAGGTGTTCCTACGTTGGTCAAATAATTGGTGGCATCAAAATCTACCATATAATCGTCATGATCGGTTATTGCAGCTAAGGTCTCTACCCAATGAGTGTGCCGCAATTCTTGGTTTAATTGATACGCAAATTTACCAGCCAATAAGCCGTGTGTATAATGCGAAATAATTTTCCATCCATCGGTATGGTGTCTAACAATCATAAGGAGTGCTTTTATTAATAACGGTACCTATCTAAGCCTAAAGTTCCAATTATTCGCTCCTTTTTAATACTATAATTCATAAAATATTTAATGCATTTGATGATTACCATTTAAATCTAGTGCGTGTAGTTTTTTGTTTCTAGAAATTTAATTTTATACGGATTACGTTTTCGATATGCGGAAATAGTTTTAGCAGAATGGAAAGAGTGCTCTTTAGCATCCATCAAATGCAGTAAATCAGAAGTTCCTTCCACCAATTCATTTTTGTCTATAAAACCAAAACCTTGGTAAACACCGTGTAGTACCAAAACAAAACTTCGTTCCTGTGTATTCCTGCCTTTTTCAAGAATTACGAAATTTTCATTCTCGTTATTCAAATGATCCAGTGCCTGTGTTACGCGGTCATTGTATGCTTCAATAGCTTCTTCTTCCCTACAGATACCTTTACAACTACTAGAACTAATAGTGCTGCATTTTGTTTTTAAATTGTGTACCCCTGTAAAGCTAGGACACAACTCAAATTTTTCTGTAAGCTGGGCAAGTCGCTCAATAGCTAAAGATCGTTTCAAGAAAATTTCTGTGGGGGTATGTTGAAACGGTCTTCGCTCTACTTTTAATTGTAGAATGCCCTTCTTATTTCGGATGGGAACAATCAAATAGGTGATGTGTTTTTTCTTTTGAATATAGTTGTAATAGGGGTCTAGCTTTGTTATTAAATCTGCTTCTCGCAACAAGGCTACTAACTCACTCCCCATAGGCTCAAAGTCAATAAAATAAGTAGCAGTACATAACAGCAGTTCTTTTTCTGTTGTGGCCGTAAAGTGACTTAAAACTCTCTTTTTTATGTCTTTAGCTTTCCCTACATAGATAACTTTTTTATCCTCATTTTGAAATTTGTAAATTCCTGGCACCTTAGGCAATCGATCCAATTGTGCCTCGGCGATATGCTTGGGAATCCGGTAATTTAATTTTGGTTTAGGTTGAAGTAGTGCTGTTATTATTTCTTCGTTTTCATCTAAAGCTAGCAATCTTTGAAAGAGTGCGCTCGTAGCATCATTAGACTCCTCTAAAGAATCTGCTACATCAAAAGGGATTCCTAACACACTAGTTAGATAAGGTAATTCATAGGATGCCATATTCGGAATCAATTTCTTAGAAAGTCTTACGGTACATAGTTGCGGCATATCAAAAGCATACCCGATATGGCGAAACTGCGTTTTTAAATGATAGTGTAAAAAGGATATATTGTGCCCTACTAAAATGCACCCCTGAAGTTCCCTGAGAATGGTATCGGCAACTTCTGAAAAGCTTGGAGCATTTAACAAGGCTACATCTGTTAGCCCTGTTGCTTCTTGGATGTATAAGGGGATACGCTCTTCTGGGTTAATGTGAGTGGCAAGTACACACGTCCAATCGCCATCAATACATTTATGGATCACGATACCTACCGTTCTAAAATATAAGGGCTTGCGGCCATAATTAATCATAGAAACAACCGCATAATTCGTATTTGTCATAAGCTAGGACATTAATTAAAATCCATCCCGGAGGATAAATCAATGGTATTAGGCTTCGGCGCATCTTTCACCTGATGGAATTGATGCCCAACAGTCTCCTGTGCCACCAGTGCTTCCGGTAGGCCTGTTAGAAAATACGTTTCCGCATCATCGGTATTTTTTCCATCTTGGGTAGGGGTAGATCTTGCATGAACTGCCGAAATAGATGCGGTGTTTCTGGTAATAATAAGTCTGTTTTTTGCACGCGTAAGCGCTACGTACAACACCCGACGATCTTCTTCTATAGCATCAATATCATCAAGAGAATACGCAGACGGGAATGATTTTGGGGATACATTAAGCACAATACACACATCTGCCTCTAAACCTTTTGCGGAGTGAATGGTAGAGATAATCACATGATCTTTTTGCTCGTCCGTACTTAATTTAGATTCCGTTAGCACATTAGCGCCATTCATTTTTTCCGCATTATCTAAAAGGCCTTCTCCTATAAATTCCCCTAAACTAGCGTAGCTTTCGGCTAATAATTTAAGAACAGGAAAATCAGCCTTCCGTTTTTCGGTCCAATCTTTTCTATATTTAAAAGCTAAGCCTAGTGC
This genomic stretch from Cellulophaga algicola DSM 14237 harbors:
- a CDS encoding exonuclease domain-containing protein; translation: MTNTNYAVVSMINYGRKPLYFRTVGIVIHKCIDGDWTCVLATHINPEERIPLYIQEATGLTDVALLNAPSFSEVADTILRELQGCILVGHNISFLHYHLKTQFRHIGYAFDMPQLCTVRLSKKLIPNMASYELPYLTSVLGIPFDVADSLEESNDATSALFQRLLALDENEEIITALLQPKPKLNYRIPKHIAEAQLDRLPKVPGIYKFQNEDKKVIYVGKAKDIKKRVLSHFTATTEKELLLCTATYFIDFEPMGSELVALLREADLITKLDPYYNYIQKKKHITYLIVPIRNKKGILQLKVERRPFQHTPTEIFLKRSLAIERLAQLTEKFELCPSFTGVHNLKTKCSTISSSSCKGICREEEAIEAYNDRVTQALDHLNNENENFVILEKGRNTQERSFVLVLHGVYQGFGFIDKNELVEGTSDLLHLMDAKEHSFHSAKTISAYRKRNPYKIKFLETKNYTH
- a CDS encoding DNA polymerase III subunit alpha, translated to MYLNCHSYYSLRFGTFSEIELLKMGQANHIATLALTDINNTSACMNFVRKSKEYGIKPIIGIDFRNGAEQLYVGIAKNNEGFRELNAFLSFHSHKNIKLPPIAPVFEHAYIIYPFENVLQLEKINFEAHEYIGISVENLRRLPFSKYKSYTDKLVIQQPVTFRNKRDFNAHRLLRAIANNTLLSKLQQTEEGRLSEQMLSKEKLLEAFQDFPQLVTNTKTLMAQCNVGFGFGASRVSQNQQVFGTSKEEDFNYLQQLCEDGLPKRYPTRTDAVSKRLAVELETIKKMDFVSYFLINHDIVKYANSKGYLHVGRGSGANSIVAYIIGITDVDPIELDLYFERFINPYRVSPPDFDIDFSWKDREDVTAYIFRRFKNTALLATYNTFKYRAVVRELGKVFGLPKEEIDKLCKGHFSENNLDDMGKLVLKYSALIKDFPNYLSVHSAGILILDQPIHYYSATDLPPKGFATVQFDMIIAEDAGIFKFDILGQRGLAKIKEAIEIIKVNRPEVPEIDITQIETFKNDANINNLLSRGKAIGAYYVESPAMRGLMCKLKVNDYLGLVAASSVIRPGVSSSGMKNEYIRRHREPERRKEANAILAQIMPETYGIMVYQEDVLKVANQFAGLDLGEADVLRRGMSGKFRSRAEFTRVEEKFRSNCKAKGYPDALTTEVWDQIASFAGYAFAKGHSASYAVESYQSMYLKCYYPLEFMVAVLNNGGGFYSTEHYIHEARMWGAQIHAPCINLSDHHNTIKGVAIYLGFGYLKNLENLVVQRFLTERQLYGAFKSLDDFIDRVIISIEQLAILIRIGAFKFTGLEKNELHWQGIFKINALKKRSGNPSLFKPKHKQFELPKLAHSWVEEAYDQIELLGFPLYSYFDLISEEILSDAKAQDMQHHHNKELLLYGILVNTRFNTTKNNKNMRLSTFVDQEGDYFDVVHFTNVVDKYPIHGMGVYACYGKVTEEFGHCSIAAIWTKKLAFKTDPRASDIPTFESLKK
- a CDS encoding ferritin-like domain-containing protein, producing MNSDIKEIETKINSILQKNEDAIMGYEKAAENAKGIGLQSYFSNKVLERKNFLISLKAAAPALNLREDIDGSVTGALHRTWMDVKAAFSSDDDEAMLEEAIRGDKAAIEEYNEVLSEVHLPVAVATLLRQQITWIREDLEKIKSLEDVI
- a CDS encoding DUF3891 family protein: MIVRHHTDGWKIISHYTHGLLAGKFAYQLNQELRHTHWVETLAAITDHDDYMVDFDATNYLTNVGTPRDFMMEGGYEKDAIAHAKKLYKESKQKSGWIVLLIARHLQFLYGNDTNKEMKHFLAEIYEKSKVQRKLYGINKKIEDDLYYILLFCDRLSLIICGEEVPKTGRKLEINTSIEDKTYHINRNEDGTFLVTPWIFEADCFEVDFEYKIVNQVNFESNKELEDVLELTAVHLQKVTFRNSK